From the Longimicrobium sp. genome, the window AAAACTCCTGAATGACATTGTCCCTGACACAAGAGAAGCCATCTGACGAGCGACGGATTGTAGGAGATTTTGCTCAAGGCACCGGGCGCATTCTGACATTTTTCTACGTAGCACGCTGCCGAGGCGAAACGCAAGGATCTTGATTGCGACCAACCGCCGCGGATTGGAACCTGCCGGGTTCGTCACCTCCCCGAGGCCAATGGCGACGAACGGCGGTTGGGCACGCCGCCGGGCACCGCGGCGCCGAGTGTCGCGGCTTGACAGCCGCTGCGTCGCGCTGCAGGATGCGCACACGCATCCCGGCGCGTTCTGTTCCGCGCCACCCGTCCCCCGGCCTTCCGCTCCGATGCCGGCCTCAGGCTTCCTCGACGCAACCACCCCAGCGCTCCCCTCCAACTCTGACGCGCCCCCTCGGCCCCATCGGCCTCTCGCTCTCGGGCGGGGGTACCGGCGGCGGGTTCCACCTGGGGGTGCTGGGGCTGCTGAGCGCGGTGAGGCTGCTGCGCGACGTGGCCGCGCTCTCCACCGTCTCGGGCGGGACGATCGTGGGGATGCGGTGGGTCGTGTCGCTGCTGGACGGGGTGGCGTTCGACGAGTTCCGCGAGCGGTTCCGCGCGTGGCTGAGCCACGAACGTCGTGTGTGAGGCGCTGGGGCGGCTCACGTCGCACCCCCGCGGGGACGTGCGCTCCAATCCGAGTGTGATCCGCCGCCGCTTACTTCCATCGCATGATCTCCGAGAATCCTCCACACCCGCCCGCTCGCCGCGGCCGCAAGCCCAAACCGCGGCTGCTGCAGCTCCGCATCGCTCTCGCGCGCATCGAGCCGCCGATCTGGCGCCGCGTACGCGTGCCGGACGCGTACACGCTCCACCAACTGCACCGCGTTATCCAGATGGCGTTCGGGTGGCTCGACTACCACCTGTACAGCTTCAGGATCGGCGAGCGCCGCTTCGAAGCGCCACATGAGGAGGCAGAGGACGAAGACACGACGGTCGTCCGGCTGCGTGACCTCGGGTTGAGTGACGACGCGCGATTCCGCTACACGTACGATTTTGGTGACAACTGGGTGCACGTGATCGAAATGGAGGGCGTCTACATCGCCGCGCCGATCGACGGCGACGCTGGGTTGCCGGTGCTGTACGCGGGGGAGCGCGCGGGGCCGCCCGAGGACTGCGGCGGGCCCCACGGGTATGCGGAGATGCTCGAGGCCCTTGCAGATCCCCGTCACCCCGAGCACGGGACATACCGCCTCTGGGCGCAAGACTACGATCCAGAGCAGTTCGACGTGCGGACCGCCCGCAACAATCTCGTGCTGGCTGCGGCTTGGGGCGCCATCTGAGGATATTTACATCTGGATGTCGGTGATCCGCCGACGGCGCGCGCACCCTGCGTGAGACCGCATGGCTGTAGTAGCAGCCCGCGTCTGGCGCCGCACACCCTTCCAGCTACATTCTGGGGCCGCAAGTTCGATGTCCGCTGACGAATCCGATGAGGAGCGCGTGACACAGTACGACAACATCGCCCTGGACTATCAGAAGATCTCCGCCGCCGTGCCGCTGCGCGAGGCGGAGTGGTACTCGCTCCGGCGCCGCCTGGGGGACCTCACCGGTCTCTCCGTGCTGGACCTGGCCTGCGGCGACGGGATGGGCACGCGCCTCA encodes:
- a CDS encoding plasmid pRiA4b ORF-3 family protein gives rise to the protein MISENPPHPPARRGRKPKPRLLQLRIALARIEPPIWRRVRVPDAYTLHQLHRVIQMAFGWLDYHLYSFRIGERRFEAPHEEAEDEDTTVVRLRDLGLSDDARFRYTYDFGDNWVHVIEMEGVYIAAPIDGDAGLPVLYAGERAGPPEDCGGPHGYAEMLEALADPRHPEHGTYRLWAQDYDPEQFDVRTARNNLVLAAAWGAI